DNA sequence from the Chloroherpetonaceae bacterium genome:
CCTGATTTTTTTACCGGAAGTTTCATCGCAGTTCGATATGAAAAAATGATTTTCCCGAAGTACACTCATCCAACCACGGCACTTAAGGAGACTTGGGATACGGATATTCAACGCATCTCAATGGCAATTGGGTATAAACTCACACGCGGGGTTTTGCTCAAAGTCGCTGTTTCAGATCAAGCGCTTAGTGGTCAAACTTGGCAAAGTATTGATGATTACACTTTTCGAGCAATGATTATCGCAACGTTTTAATTAATATGATTTCAATAGGAACAAAAGCACCTGATTTTTCACTTCCAGATTCATTTGGAAAAATGATTTCTCTTTCAGCATTTGCCGGAAAATATGTATTGCTCGTTTTTTATCCCGGCGATAATACTCCGGTTTGCACTGCTCAGCTTTGCGGCTACAGAGAAAATTTTTCAGCGTTTACAGAAAAGGGGATTGAAGTGCTTGCGATTAGTACAGATAGTGTGGCTTCTCACGAGAAGTTTTCAACTCAATACAGTTTTCCATTTCCTCTTTTAAGCGATGAGAAAAGAGAAGTTTCTCGTCTTTATGATGCTTTATCTTTTTTGGGGATTTCACAACGGGCGTATGTGCTCATAGGAAAAGATGGTTTTGTGAAGTTTTCTTTGAGCGAAGTCCTGCCGCTCTTTCATCATAATGCAACTGAACTGCTATCCAAAATTTCGCTTGATTAGGATGATTCAAGACAAGCTTTTCTTTTTCCGCTTTAATAAAATTAAATCTTTCCCTTACCGCTTTCTGTGTGCAATTTTCTTAGTTCATGCTTTTTTTTGTGCCTTCACAGTTCAAGCACAGCATGTACTTCAACATCAAATTGATTCCCTTACTTCAAGTTTCAATCATGAATTCGCACTTCTTGAGGCGGCAAGCCCTCAGGGAGATTCAACTTCTGCGAAATTAACGGGCAACTTGATTGATCTGACCTCCAAACTCGCAAAGTCTTATTGGATGCTTTCCTATTCCTTTTCAACACCAAATGAACGAAAAGAAACCCTTGAAAAAGGGATAGCCATTTTGGAAAAAACAAAGAAGCTAAAGAATAATGAATTAATTCGGGGATTAATTTCGCTTCTTGAAGTTGAACGGCTTCCTCTAATTGGCTTTGAGGAAAAGTTTACTAAAATTCCTCTCCTAAAATCAGAGATTCAAAATTTGGTTTTTCAATACCCGCATCAAAATGAAGGGAATATTGCGTACTCATTGCTTTTCCAACATATCAGTCAACTGAATTTTTTTGAACGCGCTCTCGCCAAATATTGGTATAAAGTTCAATTGCCTGAACCTGTTAGCCCTGATATTGAAATTATATTCTTGTTGCAAGCCAAAGTCGATGGTGCATATCCGGCTTTTGTTCACTATAAACTGGCAGAAACTTATATAAAGCTCTATAATTTTCTTGGTATAGAAGAATCTTTGAATCAAGTTCTATCAGTACCAAATGAGTATCCTTATTTGGATGACCATTATAAAAAACTTGCGTTCGATTTAAAGGCATATTATAAAACCCGGGGTGCTCGGTAATGTCACAAGGTTCGATCATCATTTCGCCGCTACCGAATCCGTTTTTACGCGCGTTAGATTACTTTTTTTTACTCCGACCGACTCAATTTTTTCCACTGTGGACAACCGTTTTAGCTGGCTATATTTTATCATTAAACCTCCCGATTTTTTCATTTCCTATGTTCCCCATAATGGCATTTACAATGCTCACCTTGAATTATGCGGGGATATTTGTCCTCAATCAGATTGTCGATCGAGAAACTGATCGAATTAATAACAAGTGTTTCATTGTCTCTCACGAGATGATTTCTCTTTGGTCTGCGTGGGTTATCGGAATTGGTATCACCACGATTCCACTTGTATGGGCATTGATGAATTCCAAACCTTTATTATGGGTCATGATTTCGTGGACGGTTGCCGGCGTATTATACAACTTTGTTGGGTTCATGAATCAACCTGTGTTAGGCGCATTAACAAACGGTTGGCTTGGGTTTACATCGTTTTTTGGAGGTGTTTATTTGAACCCTGAGTTTCAAGGCCCTTCAGCGGGGCTTGTGTTTCTTTATGCTGCACCCTATGGGCTTGCGTGGCTTGCCGTTCATTTTTTAGTCACAATTCCAGACGCAACAGGAGATAAGAAATCTCAAAAAAATACTTTCGCGGTGCGCTATGGAATGAAAGCGACTGCAGCGGCGGCATTTGTAACAGATGCAATCTGCTTGCTGATTTCACTTTCTATTCAAGAGTGGATTGTAGGTTCGGTTGCGTTAATTTCACTTCCTTTCTTTTTTATTGCTTATAAGGCAAAAACGTCTGAGAAGATTTTTCTGCCCGTAAAGCTTTCGATCATCCTGCTTTCACTCGGGGTAATGCTATTTATTCCGCTATATGCCTTGGGTTTTATCCTGATTTACTTCTTATCAAAATTTTATTACAAAAAAAGGTTGAATCTCAACTACCCATCACTAAAGCCTTAACCCAAAGTTATTCTCGGAATCGCCAAGGGTAATGAAAAAGTGATTCCTCGAGTGGAAGGTTTTTCGTAAGTCCTTCTCCAATCAAAACGGCATCGAAACCCGCTTCTTCCATCAGGCGAACATCATTTGCACAATTTAGCCCGCTTTCTGAAACTGTTACAATACCATTTGGCAATTTTGATTTTAACTTAAGTGATAAATCAATATTTACTGAGAAATCTCTCAGGTTTCGATTATTGATGCCGATAATATCCGCCCCAACGGATATCGCTCGGGAAAGCTCTGTTTCATCATGAATTTCAGTTAAAACAGCAAGTTGGAGTGTTTTTGCTAATCGAAGCAATCGATACAGTTGCTCATCGCCCAAGGCTGCTACGATTAAGAGAATCGCATCTGCGCCATAAAGCCGCGATTGATAAACTTGTAATTCATCAATGATAAAATCCTTTCTTAAAATGGGCAATTGAATCTGATTCTTGATGAGTTGGAGATAAGATAAGTGCCCTTGAAAAAATTGTTCATCTGTAAGAATAGAAAAGGCACTCGCGCCAATTTTCTCGTAAGTCTCTGCTCGGGAGAGGGGATCAAAATCCTTAACGATCACCCCTTTTGAAGGAGAAGCCTTCTTTATTTCTGCAATCAACCGAATTGAATCGGGAGCATGTCGCTTTAAGCTCTCATGAAATTTTCGTGGCGCAGAAAGAAAGGGTAGGGAAGCCTCATATTGGGAAATAATGTTCGATTTTGATAGCTCAGAAACTTCACTTCGCTTTTCTTCTAAAATGACATCCAAATAGGTCGTGTTCATAGCGCAGGCTCGCTTTGCGGCTTTTGTATGATTGTTTTAAGATTAAGTTGGGTTGGAAATCGTTCGGCGACTTCTTTTTCGTGCGTGACTAAAATTAAGGTTCTATCGGTTTGCGCAGTTAAGTTAAAAAGTAACTCAAGAACAATTCTTGTGTTTTCTTCATCTAAATTTGCGGTGGGTTCATCGGCTAAGATGATTTTGGGATCATTGGCAATAGCGCGAACAATCGCAACCCGTTGCTGCTCGCCGACACTGAGTTCACGGGGTTTTTTATCAGCTTTATCGGATAAGCCAACCGTATCAAGTAACAACGCTGCTTTCTCCGATTTGTTTTTTTCATTGGAGCCGAATTTCATCGCTAAAAGGATGTTTTCTTTAGCACTGAAACCTTGCAGAAGATTAAAAGACTGGAAAACATACCCAATTGACTTTGCACGGAAGGCGTCTCTTTGAGATTCGCTGAGAGATGTAATTTCTTCATTCAGTACCTTGATGGTTCCTTCGGTGGGTTTCAAAATCCCCGCAATCAAGTTGAGTAGCGTTGATTTCCCCGAACCGGAGCGACCAACCAACGCAATTTTAGCCCCCGATTCAATTGAAAACTGAGGAATCTTTAGCAATGGCTCACGGCTTTGATGATACTTCATTACCACATTGTTGATTTCAATAGACATATCGATTGAGTTTGTTAATCAATTGGAATTTCTTCGCTTAAAATCCTTTCAATATTGAGTGCTAAACTTCGGCGTATTGAAAGATAATCTTTCGGTTGAAATGAAATTTCATCTTCAAAGGTCGGTGCCGAAAACCGTTGTGATAAAAGATGAAGCGAGGGTAGTGGAAGTTTTCGAAGTGAATCCGGATTGCAGTCGATTTTCCGGCGAAATCCGATTCCTTCTACTTCATAAAGTACACCACGCCACTTTAAAAATTCCATTAACTCATGATTCGATGCAATCTCGAATTCAGATGTTAATTTTTCACCATAAAGCCTTGCTTTAGTTGTTGAAGTGGCGTATGCAAAATAAAAATAAGCCAAACGATTGGCTGATAGTGATCGAATATTTTTCTCGTCTTTGTCAAAAATGGAGGCATTAAGATCAGATGTTTCGATTTCATCAATTGAGAAAAAGGTTAGGGTTGAGTTTGAAGGAACTTTTTTCTTCACCCATCGACCATTAAAGCCTAAATACCGTTCCGATTGCAGTTGTTTCGATACAGGAAAGCACTCAACCCACACTTCATTCTTTTGAGGAAAAACCCTTTCAAGGCAATTAATTAGCTGTGTCAATTCATCATTATGAAAGGAAGCGGAACTCCCGATATAAATCCAAACCTCACGAGCCTCGTTTGACGCGATTGCGTCACGAGAGTAATCTGAAAATAAAGATTGAATCTCAAGAATAGCTTTAAGTGTATCATCCGGGAGATACGAAAGTGACTCAAGTGAAGGCTTATGTGAAGTTGCCGCATTAAGCAGCGCACTATCAACCAAAGACTTGAACCAAAAGTAAGTCGTCCCTAAAATGAGAAGAATCAAAAGGAGGAGAAATCCCGTTTGAGATGCAGGAAGCCGAACGGGAAATCGCTTTGAAAACCAACTTCGACGGCGTCTTTTTAAGCTGCGATTTTCCTGACTGCTCATTGATTAATAACCGCTTTCTTTGAATCCTGATTTGACAAGCGAATCGAGCGTTATTGCCGTTGAAGGTTCTTGCGAAAAGTAAGATGCCGTAATTTTTTCAATGTATTTCCCTACGATGTCAAATTCTAAGTTAACAACTTCCCCGGCTTTTTTGTGTTTAAGTATAGTATTGGCGTAGGTGTAAGGAATGATTGCAACTTCAAAGGTATTATCTTTGATTGAAGCAACCGTTAAGCTAATCCCGTCAATACAAATCGACCCTTTCGCAACTATCCAATTTTTGA
Encoded proteins:
- a CDS encoding peroxiredoxin, yielding MISIGTKAPDFSLPDSFGKMISLSAFAGKYVLLVFYPGDNTPVCTAQLCGYRENFSAFTEKGIEVLAISTDSVASHEKFSTQYSFPFPLLSDEKREVSRLYDALSFLGISQRAYVLIGKDGFVKFSLSEVLPLFHHNATELLSKISLD
- a CDS encoding UbiA family prenyltransferase, with the translated sequence MSQGSIIISPLPNPFLRALDYFFLLRPTQFFPLWTTVLAGYILSLNLPIFSFPMFPIMAFTMLTLNYAGIFVLNQIVDRETDRINNKCFIVSHEMISLWSAWVIGIGITTIPLVWALMNSKPLLWVMISWTVAGVLYNFVGFMNQPVLGALTNGWLGFTSFFGGVYLNPEFQGPSAGLVFLYAAPYGLAWLAVHFLVTIPDATGDKKSQKNTFAVRYGMKATAAAAFVTDAICLLISLSIQEWIVGSVALISLPFFFIAYKAKTSEKIFLPVKLSIILLSLGVMLFIPLYALGFILIYFLSKFYYKKRLNLNYPSLKP
- the trpC gene encoding indole-3-glycerol phosphate synthase TrpC is translated as MNTTYLDVILEEKRSEVSELSKSNIISQYEASLPFLSAPRKFHESLKRHAPDSIRLIAEIKKASPSKGVIVKDFDPLSRAETYEKIGASAFSILTDEQFFQGHLSYLQLIKNQIQLPILRKDFIIDELQVYQSRLYGADAILLIVAALGDEQLYRLLRLAKTLQLAVLTEIHDETELSRAISVGADIIGINNRNLRDFSVNIDLSLKLKSKLPNGIVTVSESGLNCANDVRLMEEAGFDAVLIGEGLTKNLPLEESLFHYPWRFRE
- a CDS encoding ABC transporter ATP-binding protein; the encoded protein is MSIEINNVVMKYHQSREPLLKIPQFSIESGAKIALVGRSGSGKSTLLNLIAGILKPTEGTIKVLNEEITSLSESQRDAFRAKSIGYVFQSFNLLQGFSAKENILLAMKFGSNEKNKSEKAALLLDTVGLSDKADKKPRELSVGEQQRVAIVRAIANDPKIILADEPTANLDEENTRIVLELLFNLTAQTDRTLILVTHEKEVAERFPTQLNLKTIIQKPQSEPAL